The proteins below come from a single Streptomyces sp. M92 genomic window:
- a CDS encoding ATP-binding protein: MQKLDPPTTPNAPHFAVQLSATRRGARLARLLTERQLDDWGVPSGAAVQVVAELAANAVLHGRVPGRDFRLALRLLPGGVLRVEVTDARGDRVPRPHAPVAEGAEGGRGLVIVAAYADRWGVDEGPAPVKTVWAELAPDRGRT, from the coding sequence ATGCAGAAATTGGACCCACCGACCACCCCGAACGCACCGCATTTCGCGGTCCAGTTGTCCGCGACGCGAAGGGGCGCCCGGCTCGCACGGCTGCTCACCGAGCGGCAACTCGACGACTGGGGTGTGCCGTCCGGAGCGGCGGTTCAGGTCGTCGCCGAACTGGCGGCGAACGCGGTGCTGCACGGGCGGGTGCCGGGGCGGGACTTCCGGCTGGCCCTGCGACTGCTGCCCGGCGGTGTACTCCGTGTCGAGGTCACCGACGCCCGGGGTGACCGGGTCCCGCGCCCCCACGCCCCGGTCGCCGAAGGCGCGGAGGGCGGACGCGGACTGGTCATCGTGGCGGCGTACGCGGACCGTTGGGGCGTCGACGAGGGGCCCGCTCCCGTCAAGACCGTCTGGGCCGAACTGGCACCGGATCGTGGCCGGACGTGA
- a CDS encoding DUF397 domain-containing protein: MTAALQWFKSSYSSNDGPDCVEVAIAPATPTVHVRDSKTPDTARLAFADAAWTAFVHTVAADGRRAAD; this comes from the coding sequence ATGACCGCCGCCTTGCAGTGGTTCAAAAGCAGCTACAGCAGCAACGACGGCCCCGACTGCGTCGAGGTCGCCATAGCCCCCGCCACCCCCACCGTCCACGTCCGCGACTCCAAGACCCCCGACACCGCCCGCCTGGCCTTCGCCGACGCCGCCTGGACCGCGTTCGTGCACACCGTCGCGGCGGACGGCCGACGGGCAGCCGACTGA
- a CDS encoding DUF2165 domain-containing protein, with protein sequence MANTQRTLPLAATVLTGVLALYIALVAFGNITDFGTNQQFVRHVLAMDTTFKDDDLMWRAITNEGVQDAAYVAIIVWETVAALVLVYATWLWIRRDHAAGRRMTTYGTLMLMLLFGAGFIGIGGEWFSMWQSEDWNGLDAATRIFLISGVVLIVAQLTPGDADATRRP encoded by the coding sequence ATGGCCAACACCCAACGCACCCTGCCCCTGGCAGCCACCGTCCTCACCGGCGTCCTCGCCCTCTACATCGCCCTCGTCGCCTTCGGGAACATCACCGACTTCGGCACCAACCAGCAGTTCGTGCGCCACGTCCTCGCGATGGACACGACGTTCAAGGACGACGACCTGATGTGGCGGGCGATCACGAACGAGGGCGTGCAGGACGCCGCGTACGTCGCGATCATCGTGTGGGAGACGGTGGCCGCGCTCGTCCTGGTCTACGCGACCTGGCTGTGGATACGCCGGGACCACGCGGCCGGGCGGCGCATGACCACGTACGGCACCCTCATGCTGATGCTGCTCTTCGGGGCCGGGTTCATCGGGATCGGCGGGGAGTGGTTCTCGATGTGGCAGTCGGAGGACTGGAACGGGCTGGACGCCGCCACCCGCATCTTCCTGATCAGCGGTGTCGTGCTGATCGTCGCCCAGCTCACGCCCGGTGACGCGGACGCTACCCGACGACCGTGA
- a CDS encoding sodium:solute symporter family protein: MNGLDWSVLIGYFAVMVAIGVWSHKRVDNVSDFFTAGGKMPWWLSGISHHMSGYSAVMFTGYAGIAYTYGVTSFVTWSFPIALGIAIGATLFAPRINRLRSRLHVASPLEYLKNRYNLPTQQALAWSGMLLKIVDVAAKWAAIATLLSVFTGITLNQGILITGVVTGVYCTIGGLWADALTELGQFVIQLLAGVAMFVAVVVRLDDHGGFFGVWDQPELQGHAEPLVGPYGAVFLLAYLFIKLFEYNGGMLNQAQRYMATSNAREATRSARLSAVLWLVWPLVLFFPMWMSPLLVESHKPDGSDSYALMTEQLLPHGLLGLVIVGFFSHTMAMCSSDANAIAAVFTRDVAPVLSARARAWGTRSGLLAARLTTVVFLGLSMAVATQVDSPTFKDIITVVIKWVAGLMGPIAIPMMLGLLRPFRRSGPTAALTSWAAGLLAFWLVNYPIHWSVEGGVPLEYQVSIPLAVSLVLYVLIGYLKPEDTPERLAIIEKVNTDGDDDASGAAAAIPAPAGGAGESVARSRVGD, encoded by the coding sequence ATGAACGGTCTCGACTGGTCCGTGCTCATCGGCTACTTCGCCGTGATGGTGGCGATCGGCGTCTGGTCGCACAAACGCGTGGACAACGTCAGCGACTTCTTCACGGCCGGCGGCAAGATGCCCTGGTGGCTCTCCGGCATCTCGCACCACATGTCGGGCTACAGCGCGGTGATGTTCACCGGGTACGCGGGCATCGCCTACACCTACGGCGTGACGTCGTTCGTGACGTGGTCCTTCCCGATCGCCCTCGGCATCGCCATCGGCGCCACCCTGTTCGCGCCGCGCATCAACCGGCTGCGGTCCCGGCTGCACGTGGCCTCCCCCCTGGAGTACCTGAAGAACCGGTACAACCTGCCCACCCAGCAGGCCCTGGCCTGGTCCGGGATGCTGCTGAAGATCGTGGACGTGGCCGCGAAGTGGGCGGCCATCGCCACCCTGCTGTCGGTCTTCACCGGCATCACCCTCAACCAGGGCATCCTGATCACCGGCGTCGTCACGGGCGTCTACTGCACGATCGGCGGCCTGTGGGCGGACGCGCTGACCGAGCTGGGCCAGTTCGTCATCCAGCTGCTGGCCGGCGTCGCGATGTTCGTCGCCGTCGTCGTGAGGCTCGACGACCACGGCGGCTTCTTCGGTGTCTGGGACCAGCCCGAACTCCAGGGCCACGCCGAACCGCTGGTCGGTCCCTACGGGGCGGTCTTCCTGCTCGCCTACCTCTTCATCAAGCTCTTCGAGTACAACGGCGGCATGCTCAACCAGGCCCAGCGCTACATGGCCACGAGCAACGCCCGCGAGGCCACCCGCTCCGCGCGGCTGTCGGCGGTGCTGTGGCTGGTCTGGCCGCTGGTGCTGTTCTTCCCGATGTGGATGTCGCCGCTGCTGGTGGAGTCGCACAAGCCCGACGGCTCCGACTCGTACGCCCTGATGACCGAGCAGCTGCTGCCGCACGGGCTGCTGGGCCTGGTCATCGTCGGCTTCTTCTCGCACACCATGGCCATGTGCTCCTCGGACGCCAACGCCATCGCCGCCGTCTTCACCCGTGACGTGGCGCCGGTGCTGTCGGCGCGGGCGCGGGCCTGGGGCACCCGGTCCGGGCTGCTGGCGGCCCGCCTGACCACGGTGGTCTTCCTCGGGCTGTCCATGGCGGTGGCCACGCAGGTCGACTCGCCGACGTTCAAGGACATCATCACCGTCGTCATCAAGTGGGTGGCGGGGCTGATGGGCCCGATCGCGATCCCGATGATGCTCGGTCTGCTGCGGCCCTTCCGCCGCTCCGGTCCGACCGCGGCGCTCACCAGCTGGGCGGCCGGTCTGCTCGCCTTCTGGCTGGTCAACTACCCGATCCACTGGAGCGTGGAGGGCGGGGTGCCGCTGGAGTACCAGGTGTCGATCCCGCTGGCCGTGTCGCTGGTCCTGTACGTCCTGATCGGCTACCTCAAGCCGGAGGACACCCCGGAACGGCTCGCGATCATCGAGAAGGTCAACACCGACGGCGACGACGACGCCTCGGGCGCGGCGGCCGCGATCCCGGCGCCGGCGGGCGGCGCGGGCGAGTCGGTGGCGCGCTCCCGGGTGGGTGACTAG
- a CDS encoding helix-turn-helix domain-containing protein, translated as MTEQNPSAHARPASGRRPGGVEHEHHPHHDNFTVVGNHLLQHPELSLTAIGLAVHIQSLPAGAPVGIKTLAGKFPEGEIRIAAALRELEEHGYLARTKERLQSGRVVTRTVFRSKPRAAFATVAEAARPAADGPASPAPAGRVDPVPATDPADPAAVLLARLRLLDSRLLLTERDVRRLAPAVTEWLGRGVPATAVERTLTAGLPQEPIRHPAAFLERRLTADLPPALPAAPRPSVSAPRRPDPLQTCDGCERAFRAPGPGRCRDCREQSAPAHLAA; from the coding sequence ATGACTGAGCAGAACCCTAGCGCGCACGCGCGCCCCGCGTCCGGCCGTCGCCCCGGCGGCGTCGAGCACGAGCACCACCCCCACCACGACAACTTCACCGTGGTCGGCAACCACCTCCTCCAGCACCCGGAGCTGTCCCTGACGGCGATCGGTCTGGCCGTGCACATCCAGTCGCTGCCCGCGGGGGCGCCGGTCGGGATCAAGACGCTGGCGGGCAAGTTCCCCGAGGGCGAGATCCGGATCGCCGCCGCCCTGCGGGAACTCGAGGAGCACGGCTACCTCGCACGCACCAAGGAGCGTCTTCAATCGGGGCGAGTCGTGACCCGGACGGTCTTCCGCAGCAAGCCGCGCGCGGCGTTCGCGACCGTGGCGGAGGCCGCCCGCCCGGCCGCCGACGGGCCGGCCTCCCCGGCCCCGGCCGGGCGTGTCGACCCTGTTCCGGCGACGGACCCGGCCGACCCGGCGGCGGTCCTGCTCGCCCGACTCCGCCTGCTGGACTCCCGTCTGCTGCTGACCGAACGCGACGTCCGGCGCCTGGCCCCGGCGGTCACGGAGTGGCTGGGGCGCGGTGTACCCGCGACGGCCGTGGAGCGGACTCTGACGGCCGGACTGCCCCAGGAACCCATCCGTCACCCCGCCGCCTTCCTGGAACGCCGGCTCACCGCCGACCTCCCCCCGGCCCTGCCCGCCGCTCCCCGCCCATCGGTTTCCGCCCCGCGCCGCCCCGATCCCCTCCAGACCTGCGACGGCTGCGAACGTGCCTTCCGGGCGCCGGGTCCGGGCCGCTGCCGTGACTGCCGTGAGCAGTCCGCTCCGGCACACCTTGCCGCCTGA
- a CDS encoding ADP-ribosylglycohydrolase family protein produces the protein MGATTGAVWGRAEQQDFRSRVRGTLLGVAVGDAFGAPVDGLDLDGIRQEHGAEGLTDPAPAHGRRGAVTHLTQLTLFSVDGLIRAQVRRDTGAWHPPTDLHRAYRRWAATQRDWGPDLRRKEDGWLAREEWLYARRDAPRALLLGLGDETMGTPQAPKNPGERGAEAAARSAPFGLLVGWEPQLVDQLAVECAAQTHGHPVGYLAAGAYAVIVHGLARGDSLDAAVQRALALLAARPGHEPVATALQHALGAVRQGLPTAERVTELIGEGAAEGLVAAAVYCSLVGEDVRHGLRLAVNHGGPSAAAGALTGGLLGALHGETALPPAWLAELEGRPTMLELADDFAMEMTQGPALHGPAGSSPAWLARYPRG, from the coding sequence GTGGGCGCGACAACCGGTGCCGTCTGGGGACGTGCCGAACAGCAGGACTTCCGCAGCCGAGTGCGCGGGACACTGCTCGGCGTGGCCGTCGGCGACGCCTTCGGCGCCCCCGTCGACGGGCTGGACCTCGACGGCATCCGCCAGGAGCACGGCGCGGAGGGCCTGACCGACCCGGCCCCCGCCCACGGCCGGCGCGGCGCGGTCACCCACCTCACCCAGCTCACCCTGTTCTCCGTGGACGGGCTGATCCGCGCCCAGGTACGCCGGGACACCGGCGCCTGGCACCCGCCGACCGACCTGCACCGGGCGTACCGGCGCTGGGCCGCCACCCAGCGCGACTGGGGCCCTGACCTGCGACGCAAGGAGGACGGCTGGCTGGCCCGCGAGGAGTGGCTGTACGCCCGCCGGGACGCGCCCCGGGCCCTGCTGCTCGGACTCGGCGACGAGACGATGGGCACGCCCCAGGCGCCGAAGAACCCGGGTGAGCGCGGTGCGGAGGCCGCCGCCCGATCGGCGCCGTTCGGACTGCTGGTCGGCTGGGAGCCGCAACTGGTCGACCAGCTCGCCGTGGAATGCGCGGCGCAGACCCACGGCCACCCGGTCGGCTACCTGGCGGCGGGCGCGTACGCCGTGATCGTGCACGGGCTGGCGCGGGGCGACAGCCTGGACGCGGCGGTGCAGCGGGCGCTCGCCCTGCTCGCCGCCCGGCCCGGACACGAGCCGGTCGCGACCGCCCTCCAGCACGCGCTGGGCGCGGTCCGGCAAGGGCTGCCGACGGCGGAGCGGGTGACCGAACTGATCGGCGAGGGGGCCGCGGAAGGCCTCGTCGCGGCCGCCGTGTACTGCTCCCTCGTCGGGGAGGACGTACGGCACGGGCTGCGGCTCGCCGTCAACCACGGCGGTCCCTCCGCGGCGGCCGGTGCCCTGACCGGCGGGCTGCTCGGCGCCCTGCACGGCGAGACGGCGCTCCCGCCCGCCTGGCTGGCCGAGCTGGAGGGCCGCCCGACCATGCTGGAACTGGCCGACGACTTCGCCATGGAGATGACCCAGGGCCCCGCCCTGCACGGCCCGGCGGGGTCGTCCCCGGCGTGGCTGGCGCGCTACCCGCGCGGCTGA
- a CDS encoding LysR family transcriptional regulator, which yields MDVDTRLLRYFAAVAEEGSVTRAAQRLYVSQPALTKQIRQLETLLGTDLFTRSRNGMTLTGPGRALAERVPALLAGWEAALRETRAVASRAARVLRVGFLASAANEATQPIIAEFSRRRPGWRAEMRQAAWSNPSAGLADSDVDVALVRLPFPGQEALRVLPLFSEPRCVALAETHPLADRETIGFHELRHEPFVAAPPETGRWREYWLAADERDGRPARVGAVTEHPDDWLTAIANGYGVALAPESAARFYTRPGVVYRPVTGVGPSEVAVAWAPAADDDPVVQDFVRCCREAHGARP from the coding sequence ATGGATGTCGACACGCGTCTGCTGCGGTACTTCGCGGCCGTGGCGGAGGAAGGCAGCGTCACCCGGGCCGCCCAGCGGCTGTACGTGTCCCAGCCCGCGCTGACCAAGCAGATCCGGCAGTTGGAGACCCTGCTGGGCACGGACCTGTTCACCCGCTCGCGGAACGGCATGACGCTCACCGGGCCGGGCCGGGCGCTGGCGGAACGGGTCCCCGCCCTGCTGGCCGGGTGGGAGGCGGCGCTGCGGGAGACCAGGGCCGTGGCGAGCCGGGCGGCCCGCGTCCTGCGGGTCGGCTTCCTCGCCAGCGCCGCCAACGAGGCGACGCAGCCGATCATCGCCGAGTTCTCCCGGCGCCGCCCGGGCTGGCGGGCCGAGATGCGGCAGGCCGCCTGGTCGAACCCGTCCGCCGGACTCGCCGACTCGGACGTCGACGTCGCCCTGGTGCGCCTGCCGTTCCCCGGCCAGGAGGCACTGCGGGTGCTGCCGCTGTTCAGCGAACCGCGCTGCGTCGCACTGGCCGAGACCCACCCCCTGGCGGACCGCGAGACGATCGGCTTCCACGAACTGCGCCACGAACCATTCGTGGCCGCCCCGCCCGAGACCGGCCGCTGGCGGGAGTACTGGCTGGCCGCCGACGAGCGCGACGGCCGGCCCGCCCGCGTCGGCGCCGTCACCGAGCACCCGGACGACTGGCTCACCGCGATCGCCAACGGCTACGGCGTCGCCCTCGCACCCGAGTCCGCCGCCCGCTTCTACACCCGTCCCGGCGTCGTCTACCGCCCCGTCACCGGAGTCGGCCCCAGCGAGGTCGCGGTCGCCTGGGCACCCGCCGCCGACGACGATCCCGTCGTCCAGGACTTCGTCCGCTGCTGCCGCGAAGCACACGGCGCCCGGCCCTGA
- a CDS encoding helix-turn-helix domain-containing protein, translated as MEDEEAAAVLKAVGRQIKMWREAAGMRQAELGAAIGYGEDMVSSVERGRRVPKPDFLDKADEVLGAGGKLSTMKEDVEKARYPKKVRDLAKLEEEAVELGAYAGHHIHGLLQTPEYARALYAMRRPAFTEEEVDRYVSARMARKAVFERVPRPQLTFVQEEVTLRRPLGGRMVLRQQLEHLLEVGRLRHVEIQVMPTDREDHAGMAGSLRLLKLLDGKTLGHLEAQLHSRLVSDPRDVQVLEMRYGMIRAQALAPRESLAFIEKVMGEET; from the coding sequence GTGGAGGACGAGGAGGCCGCAGCCGTACTGAAGGCGGTCGGGCGGCAGATCAAGATGTGGCGCGAGGCGGCCGGGATGCGCCAGGCGGAATTGGGCGCCGCCATCGGGTACGGCGAGGACATGGTCTCGTCGGTCGAACGCGGACGGCGCGTACCCAAGCCGGACTTCCTGGACAAGGCCGACGAGGTACTGGGCGCGGGCGGCAAGCTCTCGACCATGAAGGAGGACGTGGAGAAGGCCCGCTACCCGAAGAAGGTCCGCGACCTGGCCAAGCTGGAGGAGGAGGCGGTCGAGCTGGGCGCCTACGCCGGCCACCATATCCACGGGCTGTTGCAGACCCCCGAGTACGCACGCGCCCTGTACGCGATGCGGCGCCCGGCGTTCACCGAGGAGGAAGTCGACCGCTACGTCTCGGCCCGCATGGCCCGGAAGGCCGTATTCGAGCGCGTCCCCCGGCCTCAGCTCACCTTCGTCCAGGAAGAGGTGACGCTACGACGCCCACTCGGCGGCAGAATGGTGCTACGCCAACAGCTCGAACATCTCCTGGAGGTCGGCAGGTTGCGGCACGTCGAGATCCAGGTCATGCCGACGGACCGCGAGGATCACGCGGGGATGGCCGGGTCGCTGCGACTGCTCAAACTCCTGGACGGCAAGACGCTCGGGCACCTGGAGGCCCAACTGCACAGTCGGCTCGTCAGTGATCCCCGGGACGTCCAGGTCCTCGAGATGCGCTATGGAATGATCCGGGCGCAGGCTCTCGCGCCCCGTGAGTCACTGGCCTTCATCGAGAAAGTCATGGGAGAAGAGACATGA
- a CDS encoding VOC family protein, with translation MNLSIHTTVLPHDDPDAAVTFYRDALGFEVRKDVGQGNMRWITVGPADQPDVSLLLAPPAVDPGITDAERRTITEMMAKGTYGWILLATEDLDGTFEKVRSHDAEIVQEPTEQPYGVRDCAFRDPAGNQIRIQELR, from the coding sequence ATGAACCTCAGCATCCACACCACCGTCCTCCCGCACGACGACCCGGACGCGGCGGTCACCTTCTACCGGGACGCCCTCGGCTTCGAGGTGCGCAAGGACGTCGGACAGGGCAACATGCGCTGGATCACGGTCGGTCCCGCCGACCAGCCCGACGTCTCCCTGCTCCTGGCGCCGCCGGCCGTCGACCCCGGTATCACCGACGCCGAGCGCCGCACCATCACCGAGATGATGGCCAAGGGCACCTACGGGTGGATCCTGCTCGCCACCGAGGACCTCGACGGCACCTTCGAGAAGGTGCGGAGTCACGACGCCGAGATCGTCCAGGAGCCGACCGAGCAGCCGTACGGCGTCCGCGACTGCGCCTTCCGCGACCCGGCCGGCAACCAGATCCGCATCCAGGAACTGCGCTGA
- a CDS encoding MFS transporter: protein MATAEPTRADDADPGPGAGPRPRVPAPRADGGRGADRAGADDGGSGGDGRREPEAPSAVKAAFLALRERMLRHPVLSVTALAGVLHIAWFFTFANSGGDLAAQDAWAEFVGRHPASAYNLAWYGGMHPVSYSVVSPYLMSVLGVRTTMMIAGTLSAGLLTMVLIRSRVVRNPLWASLAGLFGLMGNAASGRVTFGLGMMFGLGAVAAVFCWPHRWRDKRWAKGLCAAPLAALSTMASPVAGLFVGLVAVALFLQKRRPGAWSLGLAPAAVVALSAVLFPFSGTQPMAFGSAVLPVLFAGLVYWFVPSTWTTVRITSAVYGLSVLLVWLISSQIGSNITRLAMLFAGVALVAALPFTVPKSRKWYALVVSLAGFAGWIGFKSADDVIHTQPTASWARELAPLLNELQEVGAEKGRVEAVPARSHREASALAPYVNLARGWTRQADMERNPLFYDDTLNSANYHEWLKRWAVHYVVLPKGEPDGDGGKRERELLQRGLPYLKQVWGDANWQLFQVLDPTPLAEPNAVVQSAGQDKWTIDVTEPGRILIRMPYSPWLSLVDDEGNKLEPPQETEASKNAPEGTPKTYDNVNGCLTETEETAEGDKWTTLVAPEAGTYRLASPYGLKRGTPCPDELE from the coding sequence GTGGCCACTGCGGAGCCGACACGCGCCGACGACGCCGATCCGGGCCCGGGAGCCGGCCCGCGACCACGCGTACCCGCGCCCCGCGCGGACGGCGGTCGTGGCGCGGACCGTGCCGGTGCCGATGACGGTGGCAGTGGCGGTGACGGGCGTCGCGAGCCGGAAGCGCCGTCCGCGGTGAAGGCGGCGTTCCTCGCCCTGCGCGAGCGCATGCTGCGCCACCCCGTGCTGTCCGTCACCGCCCTCGCCGGGGTACTCCACATCGCCTGGTTCTTCACGTTCGCGAACAGTGGTGGCGACCTCGCGGCGCAGGACGCGTGGGCGGAGTTCGTCGGCCGGCACCCGGCCTCGGCGTACAACCTCGCCTGGTACGGCGGTATGCACCCGGTGTCGTACAGCGTGGTCTCGCCGTACCTGATGTCGGTGCTCGGCGTGCGCACGACGATGATGATCGCCGGGACGCTGTCGGCCGGGCTGCTGACGATGGTCCTGATCCGCAGCCGGGTGGTCCGCAATCCGCTGTGGGCGTCGCTGGCGGGCCTGTTCGGGCTGATGGGCAACGCCGCGTCGGGCCGGGTGACGTTCGGGCTGGGCATGATGTTCGGGCTGGGCGCGGTCGCCGCGGTGTTCTGCTGGCCGCACCGCTGGCGGGACAAGCGCTGGGCGAAGGGGCTGTGCGCGGCTCCGCTGGCCGCGCTGTCCACCATGGCGTCCCCGGTCGCGGGCCTCTTCGTGGGCCTGGTGGCGGTCGCCCTGTTCCTGCAGAAGCGCCGTCCGGGCGCCTGGTCGCTGGGGCTGGCGCCGGCCGCGGTCGTGGCGCTGTCGGCCGTGCTGTTCCCCTTCTCCGGCACCCAGCCGATGGCCTTCGGCTCGGCGGTCCTGCCGGTCCTGTTCGCGGGGCTGGTGTACTGGTTCGTGCCGAGCACCTGGACCACGGTGCGGATCACGTCCGCGGTCTACGGCCTGTCCGTGCTGCTGGTCTGGCTGATCAGCTCCCAGATCGGCTCCAACATCACGCGCCTGGCGATGCTCTTCGCCGGGGTGGCGCTGGTGGCCGCGCTGCCGTTCACGGTGCCGAAGTCCCGCAAGTGGTACGCGCTCGTGGTCTCGCTCGCCGGCTTCGCCGGCTGGATCGGCTTCAAGTCGGCCGACGACGTAATCCACACCCAGCCGACCGCGTCCTGGGCGCGCGAGCTGGCGCCGCTCCTCAACGAGCTGCAGGAGGTCGGCGCGGAGAAGGGCCGGGTGGAGGCCGTGCCCGCGCGTTCCCACCGGGAGGCCTCGGCGCTCGCGCCGTACGTGAACCTGGCCCGCGGCTGGACCCGCCAGGCCGACATGGAGCGCAACCCGCTCTTCTACGACGACACGCTCAACTCGGCGAACTACCACGAGTGGCTCAAGCGCTGGGCCGTGCACTACGTGGTGCTGCCCAAGGGCGAGCCGGACGGCGACGGCGGCAAGCGCGAGCGGGAGCTGCTGCAACGGGGCCTGCCGTATCTGAAGCAGGTCTGGGGCGACGCCAACTGGCAGCTGTTCCAGGTGCTCGACCCGACGCCGCTGGCCGAGCCCAACGCCGTCGTCCAGAGCGCCGGACAGGACAAGTGGACGATCGACGTGACGGAACCGGGCCGCATCCTGATCCGGATGCCGTACTCGCCGTGGCTGAGCCTCGTCGACGACGAGGGCAACAAGCTGGAGCCGCCCCAGGAGACCGAGGCCTCCAAGAACGCTCCGGAGGGCACGCCGAAGACGTACGACAACGTCAACGGCTGTCTGACGGAGACGGAGGAGACCGCCGAGGGTGACAAGTGGACGACGTTGGTCGCACCCGAAGCGGGCACCTACCGGCTGGCTTCGCCGTACGGGCTCAAGCGCGGCACGCCCTGCCCCGACGAGCTGGAGTAG
- a CDS encoding DoxX family protein: MYTAYVIVTVVAITADAGIAVADLMRARFVLANSAEVAVPESWLPGLAVLKAAGAAGLLAGLLGFRLLGIAAAAGLVLFFVGAVAAHVRAGVFHNIAFPAGYLALNAAALVLVAG; this comes from the coding sequence GTGTACACCGCCTACGTGATCGTCACCGTCGTCGCGATCACCGCCGATGCCGGGATCGCCGTCGCGGACCTGATGCGGGCCCGGTTCGTCCTCGCCAACTCGGCCGAGGTGGCGGTCCCCGAGTCGTGGCTGCCGGGGCTCGCGGTGCTCAAGGCCGCCGGAGCCGCCGGACTCCTCGCCGGCCTCCTGGGCTTCCGGCTCCTGGGCATCGCCGCCGCGGCCGGCCTGGTCCTCTTCTTCGTCGGCGCGGTCGCCGCGCACGTCCGCGCGGGGGTCTTCCACAACATCGCGTTCCCCGCCGGGTACCTGGCTCTGAACGCGGCCGCGCTCGTCCTGGTGGCCGGGTGA